One Marinihelvus fidelis genomic region harbors:
- the secA gene encoding preprotein translocase subunit SecA, whose translation MLNALTTKIFGSRNDRVVKKLGKAVDAINELEPAMQALSDDELLAKTAEFRERADKGESLDQLLPEAFAAVREASVRTLGLRHYDVQMIGGMVLHDGKIAEMKTGEGKTLMATLAAYLNTLAGGSVHVVTVNDYLARRDAEWMRPVYGALGITVGVAVPGMQPAEKKESYACDIVYATNNELGFDYLRDNMAFSGEQRAQRDRSFAIVDEVDSILIDEARTPLIISGPTEDAPQLYVRIDKLIPHLQRGEMPDDPEQAPTGDFTVDEKQKQVYLTEEGMAHVEDLMVKEGLLGEEDSLYQSNNLSLVHHLNAGLRAHHLYQRDVDYIVKDNEVVIVDEFTGRTLAGRRWSEGLHQAVEAKEGVPIQRENQTLASITFQNYFRLYNKLAGMTGTADTEAYEFQTIYGLEVVVIPTHRPMVRDDRDDLVFLKAANKYDAIVDDIRECMERGQPVLVGTTSIETSELIGNKLRKLKIPHEVLNAKQHEREAHIVAQAGAPGSVTIATNMAGRGTDIVLGGSLEAALEALGEDASEMARAAAKEKWQKLHDQVLEAGGLHIIGTERHESRRIDNQLRGRSGRQGDPGSSRFYLSLEDNLMRIFASDRMANMMQRFGMKEDEAIEAGMLNRAIENAQRKVEAHNFDIRKHLLEYDDVANEQRKVVYGQRQDLMELDDIHETIVEFRNDVFDDIIDRFVPPGSIDEQWDLAGLEQALDGEFGIHVPLTRWEEAGELSSEESIRSRTHQVVNNHFEAREAQTGSEVMRHFEKALMLNVLDQQWKDHLASMDYLRQGIHLRGYAQKQPMQEYKREAFEMFSGLMNSVQHDVMRLLARVQIRAEEDVEAVDAQRRAPAEGVQYRHDEAGGLPTPEPAEPAGGPGGAQGGMPSSGQPPRQEQPVVREGKKVGRNEPCPCGSGRKYKQCHGRLS comes from the coding sequence ATGCTGAATGCCCTGACAACCAAGATTTTCGGTAGCCGCAACGACCGCGTGGTCAAGAAGCTCGGCAAGGCCGTCGATGCCATCAACGAACTCGAGCCCGCCATGCAGGCGCTCAGCGACGACGAGCTGCTGGCCAAAACCGCCGAATTCCGTGAACGCGCGGACAAGGGCGAGTCCCTGGACCAGCTGCTGCCTGAAGCCTTCGCCGCCGTTCGCGAGGCCAGCGTGCGCACGCTGGGCCTGCGTCATTACGACGTGCAGATGATCGGCGGCATGGTGCTGCACGACGGCAAGATCGCCGAGATGAAGACCGGCGAGGGTAAGACCCTGATGGCCACGCTGGCGGCCTACCTGAACACCCTGGCGGGCGGCAGCGTGCATGTCGTCACCGTGAACGACTACCTGGCGCGCCGCGATGCCGAGTGGATGCGCCCGGTGTACGGCGCCCTGGGCATTACCGTGGGCGTGGCCGTGCCCGGCATGCAGCCGGCGGAGAAGAAAGAGTCCTACGCCTGCGACATCGTCTACGCCACCAACAACGAGCTGGGCTTTGACTACCTGCGCGACAACATGGCGTTTTCGGGCGAGCAGCGCGCCCAGCGCGACCGCAGTTTCGCCATTGTCGACGAGGTCGACTCCATCCTGATCGACGAGGCCCGTACCCCGCTGATCATTTCCGGCCCCACCGAAGACGCCCCACAGCTGTACGTGCGCATCGACAAGCTGATTCCGCACCTGCAGCGCGGCGAGATGCCGGACGACCCGGAGCAGGCGCCCACCGGCGACTTCACCGTGGACGAGAAGCAGAAGCAGGTCTACCTGACGGAAGAGGGCATGGCCCACGTCGAAGACCTGATGGTGAAGGAAGGCCTGCTGGGCGAAGAGGACAGCCTGTACCAGTCCAACAACCTGTCCCTGGTGCACCACCTGAATGCCGGCCTGCGAGCGCATCACCTGTATCAGCGCGATGTCGATTACATCGTGAAAGACAACGAGGTGGTGATCGTCGACGAGTTCACCGGCCGCACCCTGGCCGGTCGTCGCTGGTCCGAGGGCCTGCACCAGGCCGTGGAAGCGAAGGAGGGCGTGCCCATCCAGCGCGAGAACCAGACGCTGGCCAGCATCACCTTCCAGAACTACTTCCGCCTGTACAACAAGCTGGCCGGCATGACCGGTACGGCCGACACCGAGGCCTACGAATTCCAGACCATCTACGGCCTGGAAGTGGTGGTGATCCCCACGCACCGCCCCATGGTGCGCGATGACCGCGACGACCTGGTGTTCCTGAAGGCGGCAAACAAGTACGACGCCATTGTCGACGACATCCGCGAGTGCATGGAACGCGGCCAGCCGGTCCTGGTGGGCACCACGTCCATCGAGACCAGCGAGCTGATCGGCAACAAGCTGCGCAAGCTGAAGATTCCGCACGAGGTGCTGAACGCCAAGCAGCACGAGCGCGAGGCGCACATCGTCGCCCAGGCCGGTGCGCCGGGCTCCGTGACCATCGCCACCAACATGGCCGGCCGCGGCACGGACATCGTGCTGGGCGGCAGCCTGGAAGCCGCGCTGGAAGCGCTGGGCGAAGACGCCAGCGAGATGGCCAGGGCCGCGGCGAAGGAAAAATGGCAGAAGCTGCACGACCAGGTGCTGGAGGCCGGCGGCCTGCACATCATCGGTACCGAGCGGCACGAGTCCCGCCGTATCGACAACCAGCTCCGCGGCCGCTCCGGCCGCCAGGGCGACCCGGGCTCGTCGCGCTTCTACCTGTCGCTGGAAGACAACCTGATGCGTATTTTCGCGTCAGACCGCATGGCCAACATGATGCAGCGCTTCGGCATGAAGGAAGACGAGGCCATCGAGGCCGGCATGCTGAACCGCGCCATCGAGAACGCCCAGCGCAAGGTCGAGGCCCACAACTTCGACATCCGCAAGCACCTGCTCGAATACGACGACGTGGCTAACGAGCAGCGCAAGGTGGTCTACGGCCAGCGCCAGGACCTGATGGAGCTGGATGACATTCACGAGACCATCGTCGAGTTCCGCAACGACGTGTTCGACGACATCATCGACCGCTTCGTGCCGCCCGGCAGCATCGACGAGCAGTGGGACCTGGCCGGCCTGGAGCAGGCCCTGGACGGCGAGTTCGGCATCCACGTGCCGCTGACGCGCTGGGAAGAGGCCGGCGAGCTCTCAAGCGAGGAATCCATCCGCAGCCGCACCCACCAGGTGGTCAACAACCACTTCGAGGCCCGCGAAGCGCAGACCGGTTCCGAGGTCATGCGTCATTTCGAGAAGGCGCTGATGCTGAACGTGCTCGACCAGCAGTGGAAGGACCACCTGGCCAGCATGGATTACCTGCGCCAGGGCATCCACCTGCGCGGCTACGCCCAGAAGCAGCCCATGCAGGAATACAAGCGCGAAGCCTTCGAGATGTTCAGCGGCCTGATGAACAGCGTGCAGCACGATGTGATGCGCCTGCTGGCCCGGGTGCAGATCCGCGCCGAGGAAGACGTGGAAGCCGTGGACGCCCAGCGCCGCGCGCCCGCCGAGGGCGTGCAGTACCGCCACGACGAGGCCGGCGGCCTGCCAACCCCGGAACCTGCAGAGCCCGCAGGCGGCCCCGGCGGCGCCCAGGGCGGCATGCCGTCCAGCGGCCAGCCGCCCCGCCAGGAGCAGCCGGTGGTGCGCGAAGGCAAGAAGGTCGGCCGCAACGAGCCGTGCCCCTGTGGCTCAGGGCGCAAGTACAAGCAGTGTCACGGGCGGTTGAGCTAA
- a CDS encoding type II toxin-antitoxin system VapC family toxin: MIGLDTNVLARYYVEDRPDPATDRQRHAARSLMESGRELSVAVTVLLELEWVLRGYYQFKPGEISRVFGHLLSLPHIIVEGRTAVERALDGYQAGLDFADALHHAGYAGCETMATFDDRRFARRARRLNLSPPVMIPR; the protein is encoded by the coding sequence GTGATCGGCCTGGATACCAACGTTCTGGCCCGCTACTACGTAGAGGACCGGCCGGACCCGGCCACTGACCGGCAGCGCCACGCCGCACGGTCGTTGATGGAATCCGGGCGCGAACTTTCCGTAGCCGTCACCGTTTTGCTGGAGCTGGAGTGGGTCCTGCGCGGGTACTACCAGTTCAAACCAGGGGAAATCAGCCGTGTGTTCGGCCACCTGCTGTCACTGCCGCATATCATTGTCGAGGGCCGCACCGCCGTTGAGCGCGCCCTGGACGGCTACCAGGCCGGGCTGGATTTTGCCGACGCTCTACATCACGCGGGATACGCCGGCTGCGAGACCATGGCGACCTTCGACGACCGGCGGTTCGCCAGGAGGGCTCGGCGGCTTAACCTGTCGCCGCCGGTGATGATTCCGCGGTAG
- a CDS encoding AbrB/MazE/SpoVT family DNA-binding domain-containing protein yields MISMDEFSVTQKGQVTIPKHIRQALGIRAGSRVTFRLVDGRVELSLARAPAVPVDSGFGLLKSSQVSAVPVDFDVAALATDDPAT; encoded by the coding sequence ATGATCTCGATGGACGAATTCTCGGTGACGCAGAAAGGCCAGGTGACGATTCCGAAGCACATTCGCCAGGCGCTGGGCATACGCGCTGGCAGCCGGGTGACGTTCAGGCTGGTGGATGGCCGCGTCGAACTGTCGCTCGCGCGGGCGCCAGCGGTTCCGGTGGATAGCGGCTTTGGCCTGCTCAAGAGCAGCCAGGTTAGCGCTGTGCCGGTCGACTTTGACGTGGCGGCGCTGGCGACGGATGACCCGGCAACGTGA
- a CDS encoding S8 family serine peptidase: MKDVIVDAPAAVREASLEGDMAGKLAGAAVASVSAGGENLPEDLLFNLPMMGADVMFGAGFMGDGAITAIIDSGTVAHGSFLRGGCQSAEPTLLGGETWIGGADPTEPSATSPLNGNHGSEVGTVIAANALYSWPTGHIVPQVISTHAPGSIIPNGATQLMPMIGVAPCSHLYALKVFSAFGGGAPTSDVVAAMERAIDLKLNFDAGMPSVPVSGSGAPEDPFVYDSLNITTVNMSLGGATLFATQDFDDLLTEAMVDAGITLVNSAGNEGHSAMTGGSAGTGRGSLTAGAASTAAHERIYVDLFLANGFGTLYRASEHTQTATFSSRGPSADGRISTDAVANGDSIWMGGANGGCCLIGSGTSFSAPQIAGASALLHAAFPDATGEEVRNALVYSANPNLLGDNSGPIDQGNGFIDIPAAYTMLATDSVPAGLPTGAAGASVTDNIEALGFEVISIGNGGSYTVTLEDLAPGQVGHIFLASHKNTEQFSISLSNLSPALPPGQQNQLFGDDLFVHVQDAITSDEAVIASGFINADTVLTVDNPQSGIVRVGIMGDWTNAGTISVDVEITEVRGSGGPKLAGGKVAHGGFDGYLVNIPAGLGSATFELSWNNDWGSFPTDDLDLVLWNAVYGFNFDGATFASPERATLVAPEPGIWEVYVDGFTVWGVHGGPRSKYQLHAWDQDGNAL, encoded by the coding sequence ATGAAGGATGTGATCGTGGATGCGCCGGCGGCGGTTCGCGAGGCGTCGCTGGAAGGTGATATGGCCGGGAAGTTGGCGGGTGCGGCCGTGGCGTCGGTGAGTGCGGGCGGTGAAAACCTGCCGGAGGATTTGCTGTTCAATTTGCCGATGATGGGCGCGGACGTGATGTTTGGGGCCGGGTTCATGGGTGATGGGGCCATTACGGCCATTATCGATTCGGGCACCGTGGCGCATGGGTCGTTCCTGCGTGGCGGGTGCCAGTCGGCGGAGCCAACGCTGCTGGGTGGTGAGACCTGGATTGGTGGTGCGGATCCGACCGAGCCTTCGGCGACCAGCCCTTTGAATGGCAACCATGGCAGCGAGGTGGGTACCGTTATCGCGGCCAATGCGCTGTACAGCTGGCCGACGGGGCATATCGTGCCCCAGGTGATTTCCACGCATGCGCCGGGGTCGATTATCCCCAACGGCGCGACGCAGCTGATGCCGATGATTGGTGTGGCGCCCTGCTCTCACCTGTACGCCCTGAAGGTGTTCAGCGCGTTTGGTGGCGGTGCGCCCACGTCTGACGTGGTGGCGGCCATGGAGCGGGCCATCGATCTTAAGCTCAACTTCGATGCGGGCATGCCCAGTGTGCCGGTGTCTGGTTCCGGCGCGCCGGAAGACCCGTTTGTTTACGACTCGCTGAATATCACCACGGTGAACATGAGCCTGGGTGGTGCGACGCTGTTTGCTACGCAGGATTTCGATGACCTGTTGACCGAGGCCATGGTGGATGCCGGCATTACGCTGGTGAACTCCGCGGGCAACGAGGGCCACTCGGCCATGACCGGCGGCAGTGCCGGTACCGGCCGTGGCAGCCTGACGGCGGGTGCGGCGAGCACGGCGGCGCATGAGCGCATCTACGTGGACCTGTTCCTGGCCAATGGCTTTGGCACGCTGTACCGCGCGTCCGAGCATACGCAGACGGCCACGTTCAGCTCGCGCGGGCCTTCTGCTGACGGCCGCATCAGCACGGATGCCGTGGCCAATGGCGACTCCATCTGGATGGGTGGCGCCAATGGCGGTTGCTGCCTGATCGGTTCCGGCACGTCGTTCTCGGCGCCGCAGATCGCGGGTGCTTCGGCGCTGCTGCACGCGGCGTTCCCGGACGCCACTGGCGAGGAAGTGCGCAATGCGCTGGTCTACAGCGCCAACCCCAACCTGCTGGGTGACAACTCCGGTCCCATCGACCAGGGCAACGGCTTTATCGACATTCCGGCGGCCTACACCATGCTGGCCACTGACAGCGTGCCGGCCGGCCTGCCCACGGGCGCGGCGGGCGCCTCGGTGACCGACAATATCGAGGCCCTGGGCTTCGAGGTCATTTCCATCGGCAATGGTGGTTCATACACCGTCACGCTGGAAGACCTGGCGCCGGGCCAGGTGGGGCATATCTTCCTGGCCTCGCACAAGAACACCGAGCAGTTCAGCATCTCGCTGAGCAACCTGTCGCCGGCCCTGCCGCCGGGGCAGCAGAACCAACTGTTCGGCGACGACCTGTTCGTACACGTGCAGGACGCCATCACCTCTGACGAGGCCGTGATCGCCAGCGGTTTCATCAACGCCGACACCGTGCTGACCGTGGACAACCCGCAGTCGGGCATTGTCCGTGTCGGCATCATGGGTGACTGGACCAACGCGGGCACCATTTCGGTGGACGTGGAGATCACCGAGGTGCGCGGTTCCGGCGGGCCCAAGCTGGCCGGTGGCAAGGTCGCGCACGGTGGCTTCGACGGTTACCTGGTGAACATTCCGGCCGGCCTGGGTTCGGCCACGTTCGAGCTCAGCTGGAACAACGACTGGGGCTCATTCCCCACCGACGACCTGGACCTGGTGCTGTGGAACGCGGTCTACGGCTTCAACTTTGACGGCGCAACCTTCGCCAGCCCGGAGCGGGCCACGCTGGTGGCACCGGAGCCCGGCATCTGGGAAGTCTACGTCGACGGCTTTACCGTCTGGGGTGTTCATGGCGGGCCGCGCAGCAAGTACCAGCTGCACGCCTGGGACCAGGACGGCAACGCGCTGTAA
- a CDS encoding Gfo/Idh/MocA family protein, translated as MEKPFRLGVIGGGLNSAVGHVHRIAATMDDRWKFVSGCFSTDLTENRRTAEVWGVSPDRCYKDWIDLCEKEQGHVDALLVLTPTPTHAQIVTNALSCGFNVICEKALAANSKEAREILAATQKFGSYLAVTYNYSGYPMIRELKSKVSSGEFGEVIQIHIEMPQEGFIRRTLDGQAITPQDWRLNDGSVPTISLDLGVHLHQLVKFLTNSKPIELVAAEESLGAFSEVIDNVNCIARYSNGLVCQFWQSKAALGERNGLRIRLFGTHGSAEWLQMEPETMRVCDRFGHISIIDRATPESAVSSENRYTRFKAGHPAGFIEAFANYYVDIADALDCFLKNGTQKSPYVSGPKTALEGLFMLEAMSRSAKHKRWESITTD; from the coding sequence ATGGAAAAACCTTTTAGGCTCGGGGTAATAGGCGGTGGATTGAACTCGGCCGTCGGACATGTTCACCGTATCGCTGCAACGATGGATGATCGATGGAAGTTTGTTTCTGGATGTTTCAGCACTGACTTGACTGAAAACCGAAGAACTGCCGAAGTCTGGGGTGTTTCACCCGACCGTTGTTATAAAGACTGGATAGACCTCTGCGAAAAAGAACAAGGGCATGTCGATGCTCTACTCGTCCTTACACCGACTCCAACACACGCTCAAATCGTAACGAACGCGCTAAGCTGCGGCTTTAACGTGATCTGCGAAAAAGCACTTGCAGCCAACAGCAAAGAAGCCAGAGAAATTCTGGCTGCGACCCAGAAATTTGGCAGCTATTTGGCTGTGACTTACAACTACAGTGGTTATCCCATGATAAGGGAGTTGAAGAGTAAAGTTTCATCCGGCGAGTTTGGTGAAGTTATTCAAATACACATTGAGATGCCTCAGGAAGGGTTTATTCGACGGACTCTGGATGGCCAGGCCATTACCCCTCAAGATTGGCGGTTGAACGATGGTAGTGTTCCCACAATTTCGCTCGACCTTGGTGTCCATTTGCATCAATTGGTCAAGTTTTTAACCAATTCAAAACCAATCGAGTTGGTTGCAGCAGAAGAAAGTCTTGGAGCGTTTAGTGAGGTGATAGATAACGTCAACTGCATCGCACGATACAGTAATGGACTTGTTTGTCAGTTCTGGCAGTCGAAAGCTGCGCTAGGTGAAAGAAATGGACTGCGGATAAGGCTGTTCGGCACCCATGGATCTGCTGAGTGGCTGCAAATGGAGCCTGAGACAATGCGAGTGTGTGATCGATTTGGACACATTTCAATTATCGATCGAGCAACACCAGAATCTGCTGTGTCTTCAGAGAATCGCTACACTCGCTTCAAAGCTGGCCATCCTGCTGGCTTTATTGAGGCATTTGCAAACTATTACGTTGATATAGCTGACGCGCTTGACTGCTTTCTGAAAAATGGGACTCAAAAATCACCTTATGTAAGCGGACCAAAAACTGCGCTTGAAGGGTTATTTATGCTTGAAGCCATGTCACGTTCTGCCAAACATAAACGCTGGGAATCAATCACAACAGATTGA
- a CDS encoding glycosyltransferase family 2 protein yields the protein MTARVHISVVTPVYGRSLDLVTLYERIRTSLSSITEDFEIVMVNDASPDNAWEVIQKLSGRDRRVKGVNLSKNFGQHEAITAGIELSRGEWVVVMDCDLQDPPEDIPKLYNKALNGFDIVFGKRKERNDSATKKTLSRLFFLFIKHGCGLEHEPETANFGIFSRRVVKETQNNARMQMPFMRRLHDLGFRRSHVQVGHNHREIGESSYSLRKRISLAFDSVISYSNRPLKFAVACGFSMSAISAIYAAVVIAQYLFLQKPPAGWASVIVSLYFIGGLLLAIVGVLGLYVGKVFDVARGRPAYVVQETTFEKGRSEDDGKTF from the coding sequence ATGACTGCACGCGTACACATATCCGTAGTTACGCCCGTTTATGGGCGCAGTTTAGACTTAGTAACACTCTACGAACGAATTCGAACATCTTTATCGTCCATTACTGAAGACTTCGAAATCGTAATGGTGAACGATGCGAGCCCGGACAATGCTTGGGAAGTGATTCAGAAGCTTTCTGGTAGGGATCGGCGTGTAAAGGGAGTGAATCTCTCAAAAAACTTCGGACAACATGAGGCTATTACTGCGGGCATAGAACTCAGCCGAGGTGAATGGGTTGTTGTTATGGACTGCGACCTTCAGGACCCACCAGAGGACATTCCCAAGCTCTACAACAAAGCATTGAACGGATTTGATATCGTCTTCGGGAAACGTAAAGAACGGAACGATTCTGCAACCAAGAAAACGTTGTCACGGCTGTTCTTTTTGTTCATCAAACATGGTTGCGGACTAGAGCATGAACCAGAAACAGCAAACTTTGGAATTTTTTCAAGGCGAGTTGTCAAAGAAACCCAAAATAATGCGCGAATGCAAATGCCGTTCATGCGGCGGCTACACGATTTAGGGTTTCGGCGAAGCCATGTACAAGTTGGGCATAATCATCGCGAAATTGGTGAATCATCGTACTCACTACGAAAACGGATCTCGTTGGCCTTTGACTCTGTCATTTCATACTCAAACCGTCCTCTTAAATTTGCTGTTGCATGCGGATTTTCAATGTCCGCAATATCAGCAATCTACGCTGCAGTCGTAATTGCTCAGTACTTATTCCTTCAGAAACCTCCAGCAGGCTGGGCGAGCGTCATAGTGTCTCTATATTTCATTGGGGGGTTGTTGTTGGCAATCGTAGGGGTGTTAGGTTTGTATGTGGGGAAGGTTTTCGATGTCGCCAGGGGCAGACCCGCTTATGTAGTCCAGGAAACAACTTTTGAAAAGGGAAGAAGTGAGGACGATGGAAAAACCTTTTAG
- a CDS encoding WbqC family protein, translating into MKAAIIQSSYIPWKGYFDLIKSADVFVIYDVVQFTKNDWRNRNKVITNRRPSWLTIPVRHSSLEQRINETTVADPRWANKHWKTIAQSYCSSPGFKLYSDQLESLYKELSNERRLTYINETLLRWVFSVLDINTRIVRAEQFDLPNDRMENLIYICKELGADEYISGPSAQAYFNQELFESSGLRLSWFEYGDYPTYSQKSDVFEHHVSILDLLFMTGTSAKSLFVGSSTKADMG; encoded by the coding sequence ATGAAGGCGGCCATCATTCAATCCAGCTATATTCCGTGGAAAGGCTACTTCGATCTAATTAAATCGGCCGATGTATTCGTTATCTATGATGTTGTTCAGTTTACAAAGAACGATTGGCGAAACCGCAACAAGGTAATAACTAACCGTCGCCCTAGTTGGTTAACCATTCCTGTACGTCATTCCTCATTGGAGCAAAGAATCAATGAGACAACTGTTGCGGACCCTCGATGGGCGAACAAACATTGGAAAACCATTGCGCAAAGCTATTGTAGTTCACCTGGATTCAAACTCTACTCGGATCAACTTGAGTCGCTGTACAAAGAACTCTCGAACGAAAGGCGCCTCACTTATATTAACGAGACATTACTGCGGTGGGTTTTCAGCGTATTGGATATAAACACTCGCATTGTTCGAGCTGAACAATTCGATCTACCAAATGACCGAATGGAAAACTTGATTTATATCTGTAAAGAGCTAGGTGCAGATGAGTACATTTCCGGCCCTTCAGCTCAGGCTTACTTTAATCAAGAGCTTTTTGAGTCCTCCGGGTTACGGCTATCATGGTTTGAATATGGTGACTATCCAACATACTCACAAAAAAGTGATGTTTTCGAACACCATGTAAGCATTCTTGATTTATTGTTCATGACAGGCACTAGTGCTAAAAGTTTATTCGTTGGGAGTTCGACCAAAGCCGACATGGGCTAG
- a CDS encoding ATP-grasp domain-containing protein, which translates to MMSIKRSKPLLFVGGAYADIPLIKAAKTLGFHVSTTGLNQNSPGHCEADEYYPVDYADHSAILDLAKRLKIEAICPGCNDFCGLAATYVAEHLKLPGYDSFETAQIIHHKDAYRKFATANNIPTPVAQCFTNSQEALAYLKLQKTPMIVKPVDLGSGSGITKIEVNEDAGEKIATALTSSKAKRIVIEEFLEGTRHGLSCLLKNGKVVFSFFDDEHYFKNPYLVSGASSPSSVSEFAKKELIEQSETIAERLSLVDGLFHVQFIVRDDQPFIIEICRRPPGDWYPEFVKHATSVDYPLQIVKSFTNPKSIENSQTITTRFFLRHCIMSEQDGQIAEIEYSESILANVKDNYMVMKKGDQIADHMTQRLGIVFIEFESAAEMQEKAPKMQELIKVKVS; encoded by the coding sequence ATGATGTCCATCAAACGTAGCAAACCATTACTTTTCGTTGGTGGTGCCTATGCAGATATTCCGCTAATAAAGGCGGCAAAAACTCTAGGCTTTCACGTGTCAACTACGGGTCTCAACCAAAATAGCCCAGGGCATTGCGAAGCAGATGAATACTACCCCGTAGACTACGCTGACCACTCAGCGATATTGGATTTGGCAAAAAGACTGAAAATCGAAGCGATATGTCCTGGCTGCAATGACTTTTGCGGCCTAGCAGCAACATACGTTGCAGAGCACCTGAAACTGCCAGGCTACGATTCATTCGAAACTGCTCAAATCATTCATCACAAAGATGCCTACAGAAAGTTTGCAACAGCTAACAATATACCCACGCCTGTCGCACAGTGTTTCACTAATTCTCAAGAAGCTTTAGCTTATTTGAAACTCCAAAAAACACCGATGATAGTGAAGCCCGTAGACCTGGGCTCTGGCTCAGGAATTACAAAGATTGAAGTAAATGAGGATGCTGGTGAGAAAATTGCGACCGCACTTACAAGCTCCAAGGCAAAGCGAATCGTCATTGAAGAATTCCTTGAAGGCACTAGGCATGGGCTTTCCTGCCTTCTTAAGAATGGCAAAGTCGTGTTCTCGTTCTTTGACGATGAGCATTACTTCAAGAACCCTTATCTCGTTTCAGGCGCATCTTCCCCAAGCTCTGTATCTGAATTCGCCAAAAAAGAGTTGATTGAGCAGTCAGAAACAATTGCGGAGCGACTTTCGCTAGTGGATGGGTTATTCCACGTACAGTTTATTGTTAGGGACGATCAGCCCTTCATCATTGAAATCTGTCGGCGCCCCCCGGGGGACTGGTACCCAGAGTTTGTAAAGCATGCCACTTCTGTCGACTATCCGCTTCAAATTGTGAAGTCGTTCACAAACCCAAAAAGCATTGAAAATTCACAGACAATAACTACCAGATTTTTTCTCCGGCATTGCATCATGAGTGAACAAGACGGACAGATAGCTGAAATCGAATACTCAGAATCAATTCTCGCTAATGTTAAAGACAACTACATGGTGATGAAAAAAGGTGATCAAATCGCCGATCACATGACCCAACGACTTGGAATTGTATTTATTGAGTTTGAGTCAGCCGCAGAAATGCAAGAAAAAGCCCCAAAAATGCAAGAGCTAATCAAAGTCAAAGTTTCGTGA
- a CDS encoding DegT/DnrJ/EryC1/StrS family aminotransferase translates to MNSEKTLHVGSPNIGELEAFWERAQFIFQEKWLTNRGKLVQQFERELAKFLGVKHCISMCNGTVALEIAIRALSLEGEVILPSFTFIATAHALQWQEITPVFCDISPDTFCIDPCKIESLINPKTSAIVGVHVFSRPCDVDALQRIADRHGLKLLFDAAHAFGCSYGAKTIGGFGNCEVFSFHATKFFNSFEGGAVTTNDDQLAEKIRLMQNFGFAGYDNVVHIGTNGKMTEICAAMGLTNLENIDSFLRVNKRNYDLYREKLSGLKGLELMCFDEAEKCNWQYIVVEVEETFPLTRDKLMEKLHRENVVARRYFWPGCHRMQPYRSKMQSLGQRLSITESLSSRLLVLPTGTAVGPDDISRVCRLIAECN, encoded by the coding sequence TTGAACAGTGAAAAGACCCTTCATGTGGGGTCTCCAAATATTGGGGAACTCGAAGCATTCTGGGAGCGTGCACAATTTATTTTTCAAGAGAAGTGGTTGACCAACCGCGGAAAACTTGTTCAGCAGTTTGAACGAGAGCTAGCTAAGTTTCTAGGCGTAAAGCATTGTATTTCCATGTGCAATGGGACGGTGGCACTGGAGATCGCCATTAGGGCTCTGAGCCTAGAAGGTGAAGTAATTTTGCCGTCATTCACTTTCATTGCAACGGCGCATGCGTTGCAGTGGCAGGAGATTACCCCTGTGTTTTGTGACATCAGCCCCGATACCTTCTGCATTGATCCTTGCAAAATTGAAAGCCTGATTAATCCGAAAACTTCTGCAATTGTTGGTGTTCACGTATTCAGTCGACCGTGTGACGTAGATGCTTTGCAGAGAATTGCTGATCGCCATGGTCTCAAACTGTTATTTGATGCTGCTCATGCTTTTGGTTGTTCATATGGTGCAAAGACTATAGGAGGATTTGGAAACTGTGAGGTCTTTAGCTTCCATGCTACGAAGTTCTTTAACTCGTTTGAGGGGGGGGCAGTAACAACGAACGACGATCAGTTGGCAGAGAAAATAAGACTTATGCAAAACTTTGGATTCGCTGGGTATGACAATGTCGTACATATAGGCACAAACGGAAAGATGACTGAGATCTGTGCCGCTATGGGACTTACAAACCTTGAGAATATTGACTCATTCTTGAGAGTAAATAAGAGGAACTATGACCTTTATCGGGAAAAGCTCTCGGGTTTAAAGGGCCTGGAACTCATGTGTTTTGATGAGGCAGAGAAGTGTAACTGGCAATACATAGTAGTGGAGGTGGAAGAAACATTTCCATTAACGAGAGATAAGTTGATGGAAAAGTTACATAGAGAGAATGTAGTCGCGCGCCGTTATTTTTGGCCTGGGTGTCATCGCATGCAACCTTATCGGTCGAAAATGCAAAGTCTTGGGCAAAGATTGTCGATTACGGAGTCGCTCAGTTCTAGGTTGCTTGTTCTTCCGACAGGAACAGCTGTAGGTCCGGACGACATTTCTAGGGTTTGTAGATTAATCGCTGAATGCAATTGA